One Phaseolus vulgaris cultivar G19833 chromosome 11, P. vulgaris v2.0, whole genome shotgun sequence genomic window carries:
- the LOC137830387 gene encoding mitotic checkpoint serine/threonine-protein kinase BUB1 isoform X1 yields the protein MITTTLSRSPGFTIAVDASKDPLVPFLWSIKEALEASSDESTSNLSNLLRDCIRNFKNNDRYRNDVRFLKIWLIYMGVTDDFVSVFKEMLDSNVCAKNSSLYVWSASLFELKGRLRYALFIYQLGIRRNAKPIEWLRKALTLFLNRMSEIQNAASNQKVDDLEFMKLENSGINPWDTSAMDNLLKTIHPLIIKFDGYRSKAKPYSGKVVLSALKNSSRNKVIEIGGMKYLIKGCAGQGGFAQVYKANVNSDPDNVVALKIQKPAFPWEFYIYRQLDLRILDRERSSYGFAHGIHLYSDCSILICDYLANGTLQDAVNSYVVLGKSMEEVLCIYYTIEMLHMVETLHGVGLIHGDFKPDNLLIRYARGKGDLTEDGFLNRSGPWCDQGLCLVDWGRGIDLHLFPDHTLFKGDCRTSGFRCFEMLADKPWKFQVDAYGLCAIVHVMLHGSYMEVVKKEQSDGGYLYLPRRPFKRYWNIELWKSFFTKMLNEYPHHDDRSLLQDLKKSFQDYMGSNPHLIKKLMELLSKQRASMCSA from the exons ATGATCACCACCACGCTCAGCCGTTCACCCGGTTTCACAATTGCGGTTGACGCATCCAAGGATCCTCTCGTACCGTTTCTCTG GTCTATCAAGGAAGCCCTAGAAGCTTCGTCGGACGAATCCACCTCGAACCTCAGTAACTTACTCAGAGATTGTatcagaaacttcaagaacaaTGACCGGTATCGGAACGACGTCAGATTCCTCAAGATCTGGCTCATCTAT ATGGGAGTTACTGATGATTTTGTCAGTGTTTTCAAAGAAATGCTGGACAGTAATGTATGTGCCAAGAATTCTTCACTTTATGTGTGGTCTGCAAGTTTATTTGAATTGAAGGGAAGATTGCGTTATGCTCTCTTCATCTACCAGCTTGGGATTCGCAG GAATGCGAAGCCAATTGAGTGGTTGAGGAAGGCGCTGACCTTATTTCTCAATAGGATGTCTGAAATACAGAATGCTGCTTCAAACCAGAAG GTTGATGATCTAGAATTCATGAAATTGGAAAATAGTGGCATTAATCCTTGGGACACTTCCGCCATGGATAACCTCTTAAAGACTATACATcctttaattataaaatttgat GGGTATCGTTCAAAGGCTAAACCATACTCAGGAAAAGTGGTCTTATCTGCGTTGAagaattcatcaaggaataaaGTTATTGAGATAG GTGGAATGAAGTACCTTATAAAGGGATGCGCTGGACAGGGTGGTTTTGCCCAAGTATATAAGGCTAATGTCAACAGTGATCCTGACAATGTTGTTGCTCTAAAG ATACAAAAACCAGCTTTCCCGTGGGAATTTTACATTTACCGTCAGCTTGATCTGCGCATCTTAGACAGAGAG AGGTCAAGTTATGGTTTCGCTCACGGAATTCATCTGTATTCTGACTGTAGTATACTCATCTGTGACTATTTAGCTAATGGGACACTACAG GATGCGGTAAACTCATATGTGGTCTTAGGAAAATCCATGGAAGAAGTGTTATGCATTTATTATACAATTGAAATGTTACACATGGTTGAAACTTTGCACGGTGTTGGCTTGATTCATGGTGATTTCAAGCCTGATAATCTGCTAATTCGATATGCTAG GGGTAAGGGTGACCTTACAGAAGATGGGTTCTTGAACCGAAGTGGTCCTTGGTGTGATCAG GGTCTTTGCCTTGTTGACTGGGGAAGAGGGATTGATCTGCATCTCTTTCCAGATCACACGCTATTTAAGGGTGATTGCAGAACTTCTGGTTTTCGCTGCTTTGAGATGCTAGCGGATAAGCCGTGGAAATTTCAG GTAGATGCATATGGCCTTTGTGCTATTGTTCATGTGATGTTGCATGGTTCCTATATGGAAGTCGTCAAAAAAGAACAATCTGATGGGGGCTACCTGTATCTTCCCAGACGACCCTTTAAACG TTACTGGAACATTGAGCTATGGAAGAGTTTCTTCACTAAGATGCTAAACGAATACCCCCATCATGATGATAGGAGTTTGCTGCAGGACTTGAAGAAGTCCTTCCAAGACTATATGGGCTCCAATCCCCATCTTATAAAGAAACTAATGGAGTTACTCTCAAAGCAAAGGGCTTCCATGTGTTCTGCTTAA
- the LOC137829062 gene encoding ADP,ATP carrier protein 3, mitochondrial-like, translating to MADGLEHPSVVQKLAGQSYLVSRLSPNFHSRNYSATGSCFNGGLHSSGLAALSSVSPITAHAPAEKGPGAFMVDFLMGGVSAAVSKTAAAPIERVKLLIQNQDEMIKSGRLSEPYKGIGDCFARTMKDEGVIALWRGNTANVIRYFPTQALNFAFKDYFKRLFNFKKDKDGYWKWFAGNLASGGAAGASSLLFVYSLDYARTRLANDAKAAKKGGERQFNGMIDVYRKTIKSDGIAGLYRGFNISCVGIIVYRGLYFGMYDSLKPVVLVGGMQDSFFASFLLGWGITIGAGLASYPIDTVRRRMMMTSGEAVKYNSSLHAFQTIVAKEGTKSLFKGAGANILRAVAGAGVLAGYDKLQLVLFGKKYGSGGG from the exons ATGGCTGATGGACTGGAGCATCCATCAGTTGTTCAGAAGCTAGCTGGACAGTCTTACCTGGTCTCCAGGCTTAGCCCCAACTTTCACTCCAGGAATTATTCTGCAACTGGTTCTTGCTTCAATGGAGGACTGCACTCTTCTGGGTTGGCTGCCTTGTCATCTGTATCTCCAATTACTGCGCATGCTCCAGCAGAGAAAGGACCAGGTGCTTTCATGGTGGATTTTCTGATGGGCGGAGTATCTGCTGCTGTATCAAAGACAGCTGCTGCTCCAATTGAGAGAGTCAAATTGCTTATTCAAAATCAGGATGAAATGATCAAAAGTGGTCGGTTATCTGAACCATACAAGGGAATTGGTGATTGTTTTGCTCGAACCATGAAGGATGAGGGTGTGATTGCTCTTTGGAGAGGCAATACTGCTAATGTTATCAGATACTTCCCTACTCAG GCTCTAAACTTTGCTTTTAAGGACTACTTCAAGAGGCTTTTTAACTTCAAAAAGGACAAAGATGGCTACTGGAAGTGGTTTGCTGGAAATTTGGCATCTGGTGGGGCTGCTGGGGCTTCTTCTCTCTTATTTGTCTATTCTTTGGATTATGCCCGTACCCGTTTGGCTAACGATGCAAAGGCTGCAAAGAAGGGTGGTGAGAGGCAGTTTAATGGCATGATTGATGTGTACAGGAAAACCATCAAGTCTGATGGCATTGCTGGCCTTTACCGTGGTTTCAACATTTCATGCGTTGGAATTATAGTGTACCGTGGTCTTTACTTCGGAATGTATGATTCTTTGAAACCAGTTGTTTTGGTTGGTGGAATGCAG GATAGTTTCTTTGCTAGTTTCCTTTTGGGATGGGGAATAACAATTGGTGCTGGTTTGGCTTCCTATCCTATTGACACTGTGCGTAGAAGGATGATGATGACTTCTGGAGAAGCTGTGAAGTATAATAGCTCTTTGCATGCATTCCAAACAATCGTGGCAAAAGAAGGTACCAAATCACTCTTCAAAGGTGCTGGTGCAAACATATTGCGTGCTGTTGCAGGTGCTGGTGTGCTTGCTGGTTATGATAAGTTGCAGCTTGTTCTGTTCGGAAAGAAATACGGCTCTGGCGGCGGTTAA
- the LOC137830387 gene encoding mitotic checkpoint serine/threonine-protein kinase BUB1 isoform X2 translates to MITTTLSRSPGFTIAVDASKDPLVPFLWSIKEALEASSDESTSNLSNLLRDCIRNFKNNDRYRNDVRFLKIWLIYMGVTDDFVSVFKEMLDSNVCAKNSSLYVWSASLFELKGRLRYALFIYQLGIRRNAKPIEWLRKALTLFLNRMSEIQNAASNQKVDDLEFMKLENSGINPWDTSAMDNLLKTIHPLIIKFDGYRSKAKPYSGKVVLSALKNSSRNKVIEIGGMKYLIKGCAGQGGFAQVYKANVNSDPDNVVALKIQKPAFPWEFYIYRQLDLRILDRERSSYGFAHGIHLYSDCSILICDYLANGTLQDAVNSYVVLGKSMEEVLCIYYTIEMLHMVETLHGVGLIHGDFKPDNLLIRYARGKGDLTEDGFLNRSGPWCDQGLCLVDWGRGIDLHLFPDHTLFKGDCRTSGFRCFEMLADKPWKFQANAYGLCAIVHVMLHGSYMEVVKKEQSDGGYLYLPRRPFKRYWNIELWKSFFTKMLNEYPHHDDRSLLQDLKKSFQDYMGSNPHLIKKLMELLSKQRASMCSA, encoded by the exons ATGATCACCACCACGCTCAGCCGTTCACCCGGTTTCACAATTGCGGTTGACGCATCCAAGGATCCTCTCGTACCGTTTCTCTG GTCTATCAAGGAAGCCCTAGAAGCTTCGTCGGACGAATCCACCTCGAACCTCAGTAACTTACTCAGAGATTGTatcagaaacttcaagaacaaTGACCGGTATCGGAACGACGTCAGATTCCTCAAGATCTGGCTCATCTAT ATGGGAGTTACTGATGATTTTGTCAGTGTTTTCAAAGAAATGCTGGACAGTAATGTATGTGCCAAGAATTCTTCACTTTATGTGTGGTCTGCAAGTTTATTTGAATTGAAGGGAAGATTGCGTTATGCTCTCTTCATCTACCAGCTTGGGATTCGCAG GAATGCGAAGCCAATTGAGTGGTTGAGGAAGGCGCTGACCTTATTTCTCAATAGGATGTCTGAAATACAGAATGCTGCTTCAAACCAGAAG GTTGATGATCTAGAATTCATGAAATTGGAAAATAGTGGCATTAATCCTTGGGACACTTCCGCCATGGATAACCTCTTAAAGACTATACATcctttaattataaaatttgat GGGTATCGTTCAAAGGCTAAACCATACTCAGGAAAAGTGGTCTTATCTGCGTTGAagaattcatcaaggaataaaGTTATTGAGATAG GTGGAATGAAGTACCTTATAAAGGGATGCGCTGGACAGGGTGGTTTTGCCCAAGTATATAAGGCTAATGTCAACAGTGATCCTGACAATGTTGTTGCTCTAAAG ATACAAAAACCAGCTTTCCCGTGGGAATTTTACATTTACCGTCAGCTTGATCTGCGCATCTTAGACAGAGAG AGGTCAAGTTATGGTTTCGCTCACGGAATTCATCTGTATTCTGACTGTAGTATACTCATCTGTGACTATTTAGCTAATGGGACACTACAG GATGCGGTAAACTCATATGTGGTCTTAGGAAAATCCATGGAAGAAGTGTTATGCATTTATTATACAATTGAAATGTTACACATGGTTGAAACTTTGCACGGTGTTGGCTTGATTCATGGTGATTTCAAGCCTGATAATCTGCTAATTCGATATGCTAG GGGTAAGGGTGACCTTACAGAAGATGGGTTCTTGAACCGAAGTGGTCCTTGGTGTGATCAG GGTCTTTGCCTTGTTGACTGGGGAAGAGGGATTGATCTGCATCTCTTTCCAGATCACACGCTATTTAAGGGTGATTGCAGAACTTCTGGTTTTCGCTGCTTTGAGATGCTAGCGGATAAGCCGTGGAAATTTCAGGCAA ATGCATATGGCCTTTGTGCTATTGTTCATGTGATGTTGCATGGTTCCTATATGGAAGTCGTCAAAAAAGAACAATCTGATGGGGGCTACCTGTATCTTCCCAGACGACCCTTTAAACG TTACTGGAACATTGAGCTATGGAAGAGTTTCTTCACTAAGATGCTAAACGAATACCCCCATCATGATGATAGGAGTTTGCTGCAGGACTTGAAGAAGTCCTTCCAAGACTATATGGGCTCCAATCCCCATCTTATAAAGAAACTAATGGAGTTACTCTCAAAGCAAAGGGCTTCCATGTGTTCTGCTTAA